One part of the Desulfovibrio sp. genome encodes these proteins:
- a CDS encoding P-loop NTPase: MKIAISGKGGVGKTSLTAWLGDYLARHGEKVWLVDADTALSLGQASGLDRAALPEPLTVRAALIEERIRPAGKGGMMDLDPHVSDLPEVLSAPLPLTGPAHAEQGEKRLLVMGPLTNAGGGCACESNALLKALLAHLVLDRREWVLVDMEAGVEHLGRGTVAHVDALLVVSEPSIRSLETAAEVARMASDLGLQRQVLVINKASKGQAAQMPLLAYLPEQRISMPDLEALRQRQLHSGSVLGLGTQTEEELDRFCEALLQKIEQSANIAK, encoded by the coding sequence ATGAAGATTGCCATTTCTGGCAAAGGCGGCGTGGGCAAAACCTCGCTTACCGCGTGGCTTGGCGATTATCTGGCCCGACACGGCGAAAAGGTCTGGCTGGTGGATGCCGATACGGCACTTTCGCTGGGGCAGGCATCTGGCCTAGACCGTGCGGCGCTGCCAGAACCCCTCACCGTCCGAGCGGCTCTTATTGAAGAGCGCATTCGGCCCGCTGGCAAGGGCGGCATGATGGATCTTGATCCGCACGTGAGCGACCTGCCAGAAGTGCTCTCCGCACCTTTGCCTCTGACTGGCCCTGCCCATGCCGAGCAGGGCGAAAAGCGCCTGCTGGTCATGGGGCCGCTGACCAATGCCGGGGGCGGGTGCGCCTGCGAAAGCAATGCCCTGCTCAAGGCTCTGCTGGCCCATCTGGTGCTCGACAGGCGTGAGTGGGTACTGGTGGACATGGAAGCCGGAGTGGAGCATTTGGGGCGCGGAACCGTGGCTCATGTGGATGCGCTGCTGGTTGTATCAGAACCGAGCATACGCTCGCTTGAAACAGCTGCCGAAGTGGCCCGGATGGCCAGCGACCTGGGGCTGCAGCGTCAGGTGCTGGTGATCAACAAGGCAAGTAAGGGACAGGCCGCGCAGATGCCACTGCTGGCGTACCTGCCTGAGCAGCGCATAAGCATGCCCGACCTTGAGGCCCTGCGGCAGAGGCAGCTGCATTCTGGCTCTGTGCTGGGGCTTGGAACGCAGACGGAAGAAGAACTGGACAGATTTTGTGAAGCCCTGCTGCAAAAAATAGAACAGAGCGCCAACATTGCAAAATAA